The window ATGACAGGCACCGAGAAAAGAACATCGTGATAGTCTCTGCCCACCGAATGTTTGGGAATCTCCTATTTGCACTTTACATTGGAGTGCATGCCCGGCAGGTTTTCTAAACCTTCAATACATACACACATGGAAAGACTCACCCGCCCGAGTTGCTTACTCAACGAGTGGGAGCGAGTCAACTCACCCGTTAAACCATGTCAACCTTTCCTCCTATTCCATCTCAGCATCAGCCAATACCTGCCACAGCAATAGCTTTCCACTGGGGACACGAACACCATCGTCACTTTGTTCTAGTACTGTTGCACATTTTTCCTGCCGCCATTTTTTTGCTaactttttcttcctcctcatgAGTACCAAGTTCCTCAACATATTGATCCAAATCGGTAACCTAACTCGTTCGATAACAGAATTTTCCATCTCCCTAACAATCTCTCCGATCGTCGGACGATTTTCTACATTGGACGATACACAACTTGCTGCAACATATAAAATGTGCCTTATTGTGCTTGACATGTATACGGGAAACCCTATCCTTGCATCACAAATCTCGTTGATTCGCTCTTCTTCGATTAATGCCACTGCCCAGTCCACTATCGAAGCGGGTGACTTATAAACATCGATGACTTTTCTGCAGCTAATGATCTCAAGCAACACAACACCAAAACTAAACATATCACTTTTGGTGCTTAATTTGCTAGGCGTGGTGTAACAAGGGTCCAAATATCCAATAGTTCCTGCAGCGGGTTGACTCACTTGACTCGGCAAATCAAACAGCACGGCAAGTCCAAAATCCGCCAACTTGGCATTCCAATCTGAATCGAACAAAATATTTTCAGACTTGATGTCCCTGTGGATCACCGTAGGCTTCCCTTCGTGAAGAAATTGGACCGCCCGGGCAACTTGGATGGCGATTTCTACACGTTTAGGCCACGAAGGCGGTGTAGGTGCAACATGAAGTAGGTCATGGAGAGAGCCATTGGGCATGAACTCCATGACAATGAGCTTGTTGTTGCTGTTCAAATGAACTTGGCTTGTTCCAAGAAGGCTTATAACATGCCGGTTCTCGGGTAAGGACGATAACACACATATTTCGTTTTCGAGCTTGGAGCAGTTGTCACGATGTTGCAATGGCTTCTTTAGGGCAACAATTTTGTTGAGTAGCATGGCTTTGTAGACCATTCCATGGCTGCCTTTGCCGACCAGCCGAGTCGGAGAGAAGCTT of the Pyrus communis chromosome 1, drPyrComm1.1, whole genome shotgun sequence genome contains:
- the LOC137729213 gene encoding serine/threonine-protein kinase-like protein At5g23170, with translation MVNFDYDELVNATGSFSPTRLVGKGSHGMVYKAMLLNKIVALKKPLQHRDNCSKLENEICVLSSLPENRHVISLLGTSQVHLNSNNKLIVMEFMPNGSLHDLLHVAPTPPSWPKRVEIAIQVARAVQFLHEGKPTVIHRDIKSENILFDSDWNAKLADFGLAVLFDLPSQVSQPAAGTIGYLDPCYTTPSKLSTKSDMFSFGVVLLEIISCRKVIDVYKSPASIVDWAVALIEEERINEICDARIGFPVYMSSTIRHILYVAASCVSSNVENRPTIGEIVREMENSVIERVRLPIWINMLRNLVLMRRKKKLAKKWRQEKCATVLEQSDDGVRVPSGKLLLWQVLADAEME